Proteins encoded by one window of Polaribacter haliotis:
- a CDS encoding PUR family DNA/RNA-binding protein, with product MAERVEQEEIFSQVLRAGRRTYFFDVRATKADDYYLTVTESKKFTHDDGTFHYQKHKIYLYKEDFSDFHEMLKKATDYIVTEKGDEVISERHQKDFKKEEPKEDEVKAPESFTDVSFDDI from the coding sequence ATGGCAGAGAGAGTTGAACAGGAAGAAATTTTTTCACAGGTATTAAGAGCAGGAAGAAGAACGTATTTTTTTGATGTTAGAGCCACAAAAGCAGACGATTACTACTTAACTGTTACAGAAAGTAAAAAATTTACGCACGATGATGGAACTTTCCATTACCAGAAACACAAAATTTATTTATATAAAGAAGATTTTTCTGATTTTCACGAAATGCTAAAGAAAGCAACAGATTATATCGTTACTGAAAAAGGAGACGAAGTAATTAGCGAACGTCACCAAAAAGATTTCAAAAAAGAAGAACCAAAAGAAGACGAAGTAAAAGCTCCAGAAAGCTTTACAGATGTTTCTTTCGACGACATATAA
- a CDS encoding isochorismate synthase translates to MNLIFDKIHTFYAAEKPFVAYRKPNATEISGFFMNDDALHYSKNYSESGFVFAPFNSEEKAILFPDEKAEFFQEKIDFKFNNSLNEIFISDNSSKENHIKIIEKAIDSIKMGAMQKVVISREELVFLENFDLVAVYKKLLSTYKNAFVYVWYHPKVGLWLGATPETLLEVEEEVFKTMSLAGTQVANSNENIVWKSKELEEQQLVTDFIEHQLENIANSLQINKTETIKAGTLLHLRTKVSGNLNKNSSLKELISALHPTPAVCGLPRNTAKEFILENENYKRSFYTGFLGEINFNPSQKDKKETHLFVNLRCMKIDKNTASIYIGGGITKDSIANKEWEETFSKSKTMKRVL, encoded by the coding sequence TTGAATCTTATTTTTGATAAAATACACACTTTTTATGCTGCAGAAAAACCTTTTGTAGCTTACAGAAAACCAAATGCTACAGAAATTTCTGGTTTTTTTATGAATGATGATGCCTTGCATTATTCTAAAAATTATAGTGAAAGTGGTTTTGTATTTGCGCCTTTTAATTCTGAAGAAAAAGCCATTTTATTTCCAGATGAAAAAGCAGAATTTTTCCAAGAAAAAATCGATTTTAAATTTAATAATTCTCTAAATGAAATTTTTATTTCTGATAATTCTTCCAAAGAGAATCATATTAAAATTATTGAAAAAGCAATTGATTCCATAAAAATGGGAGCCATGCAAAAAGTAGTTATTTCAAGAGAGGAATTAGTTTTTTTAGAAAATTTCGATTTGGTTGCAGTTTACAAAAAGCTTTTATCAACTTATAAAAATGCGTTTGTATATGTTTGGTATCACCCAAAAGTAGGTTTGTGGTTGGGTGCAACTCCAGAAACATTATTAGAAGTTGAAGAGGAGGTTTTTAAAACCATGTCTTTGGCAGGAACGCAAGTCGCAAACTCGAATGAAAATATTGTTTGGAAATCGAAAGAATTGGAAGAGCAACAATTGGTAACCGATTTTATTGAACACCAATTAGAAAATATTGCAAATTCATTACAAATAAACAAAACAGAAACTATAAAAGCAGGTACATTACTACATTTAAGAACAAAGGTTTCTGGAAATTTGAATAAAAATTCATCATTAAAAGAACTGATTTCTGCATTACATCCAACACCTGCAGTTTGTGGTTTACCAAGAAATACAGCAAAAGAATTTATTTTAGAAAACGAAAATTATAAACGAAGTTTTTATACAGGTTTTTTAGGAGAAATAAATTTTAATCCTTCCCAAAAAGATAAAAAAGAAACCCATTTATTTGTGAACTTACGTTGTATGAAAATTGATAAGAATACTGCTTCTATTTATATTGGTGGTGGAATTACAAAAGATAGTATCGCTAATAAAGAGTGGGAGGAGACTTTTTCTAAGTCGAAGACGATGAAACGTGTTTTGTAA
- a CDS encoding PaaI family thioesterase yields MDNSEILKAFNKRSKNTLMETLDIEYVAIGEDFLTAKMPVNSRVHQPYGQLHGGATAALAESVGSAASNFFIDNKSQFINGIQLSINHIKSKREGVVFATAKNIHKGRTTHLWEVTIVDEEENLISVAKMTNIVLDIRK; encoded by the coding sequence ATGGATAATTCTGAAATTTTAAAAGCATTTAACAAGCGTTCTAAAAACACGCTTATGGAAACACTTGATATTGAATATGTTGCTATTGGCGAAGATTTTTTAACTGCGAAAATGCCTGTAAATTCGAGAGTACACCAGCCTTATGGGCAATTGCATGGAGGTGCAACAGCAGCGCTTGCAGAAAGTGTTGGAAGTGCTGCTTCTAATTTTTTTATTGATAATAAATCTCAATTTATAAACGGAATTCAGCTCTCGATAAATCATATAAAAAGCAAACGTGAAGGTGTTGTGTTTGCTACAGCTAAAAATATTCATAAAGGTAGAACTACTCATTTATGGGAAGTTACGATTGTAGATGAAGAAGAAAATTTAATTTCCGTTGCTAAAATGACGAACATCGTTTTAGATATTAGAAAATAA
- a CDS encoding IS1096 element passenger TnpR family protein yields MYKIRVILDTKEDVIRTILVSDSFNLEDLHFTIAKSFGFNGQEMASFYRTDSEWNQGEEIPLFNMAEAGEEVSMKTCALVETLPEENDKLIYVYDFLKMWTFYVDVIEITSEIKENLPAIVLTVGEIPDEAPEKEFVADKLDSPFEDEDDDFDPFDDFDFNEY; encoded by the coding sequence ATGTACAAGATACGCGTAATTTTAGATACAAAAGAAGATGTTATTAGAACCATACTCGTTAGTGATTCCTTTAATTTAGAGGATTTGCATTTTACGATTGCCAAATCTTTTGGTTTTAATGGACAAGAAATGGCTTCTTTTTACAGAACAGACTCAGAATGGAATCAAGGAGAAGAAATTCCATTATTTAATATGGCAGAAGCTGGCGAAGAAGTTTCTATGAAAACTTGTGCTTTGGTAGAAACTTTACCAGAGGAAAATGATAAACTAATTTATGTCTACGATTTCTTAAAAATGTGGACATTTTACGTAGATGTTATTGAAATCACTTCAGAAATTAAAGAAAACTTACCTGCAATTGTGCTTACTGTCGGAGAAATTCCTGATGAAGCTCCAGAAAAAGAGTTTGTTGCAGATAAGTTAGATAGTCCTTTTGAAGATGAGGATGATGACTTCGATCCTTTCGACGATTTCGATTTCAACGAATACTAA
- a CDS encoding ABC transporter ATP-binding protein, with protein sequence METILSLKNLDKKYGAVHAVNNLSFDIQKGNVYGILGPNGSGKSTTLGIILNVVNRTSGEFSWFNGNLSTHEALKKVGAIIERPNFYPYMTASQNLNLICTIKGVSPEKIDEKLKTVNLYERRNSKFKTFSLGMKQRLAIASALLNDPEILILDEPTNGLDPQGIHEIRQIIQHIASTGTTILLASHLLDEVEKVCSHVVVIRKGIKLYSGRVDEMTASNGLFELKVDSGEPKLLEVLEKHPAIGKVIKEHETIIATLSTNISSTEINSFLFENGITLSHLVKRKPSLEQQFLDLTNNN encoded by the coding sequence TTGGAAACTATTCTATCACTCAAAAATCTCGACAAAAAATACGGAGCTGTACATGCAGTAAACAATCTTTCTTTTGATATTCAAAAAGGAAATGTTTACGGAATTCTTGGCCCAAATGGAAGTGGAAAATCTACCACATTAGGTATAATCTTAAATGTTGTAAACAGAACTTCTGGAGAGTTTTCTTGGTTTAATGGTAACCTCTCTACACACGAAGCTTTAAAAAAAGTAGGTGCAATTATAGAACGCCCAAACTTTTATCCATACATGACTGCAAGTCAAAACCTGAATTTAATTTGTACGATTAAAGGAGTTTCCCCAGAAAAAATTGACGAGAAACTAAAAACTGTAAATCTTTACGAACGAAGAAATAGTAAGTTTAAAACTTTTTCTTTAGGGATGAAACAACGTTTGGCAATTGCATCTGCATTGTTAAATGATCCTGAAATTTTAATTTTAGACGAACCAACAAATGGATTAGATCCACAAGGAATTCATGAAATTCGTCAAATAATTCAGCATATCGCAAGTACTGGAACCACTATTTTATTGGCCTCTCACTTATTGGACGAAGTAGAAAAAGTATGTTCTCATGTAGTTGTTATAAGAAAAGGAATAAAATTATACAGTGGAAGAGTTGATGAAATGACTGCTTCAAATGGTTTATTCGAATTAAAAGTGGATTCTGGTGAGCCAAAATTATTAGAAGTTCTCGAAAAACATCCTGCAATTGGAAAAGTTATAAAAGAACATGAAACAATTATTGCTACTTTAAGTACGAATATTTCTTCAACAGAAATAAATTCATTCTTATTCGAAAACGGAATTACATTATCTCATTTAGTGAAACGTAAACCAAGTTTAGAACAGCAATTCTTAGATTTAACAAACAATAACTAA
- a CDS encoding ABC transporter permease: MLRLLTIEFHKLKYNSASKVLSLIYFGLLAAIALIAAIKFDIGPIKFHLAEIGIFNFPYIWHFNTYMAAILKFFLLLVIVSMMANEYSYKTLKQNLIDGLSKKEFILSKFYTVIVFALISTLFVFVVSLILGFFYSDYTEFAIITSGLEYLVAFFIKLVGFFSMGLFFGILVKRSAFAVGAMVVWFIAESIFKGYLFWTFKNAENTSEKVDGVMQFLPFEAMSNLIKEPFSRLGAVRSVASQIGETFTKSYSVDFSTIVIVSVWTFIFIYLSFVLLKKRDL, translated from the coding sequence ATGTTAAGATTATTAACAATAGAATTTCATAAACTAAAATACAATAGTGCCAGTAAGGTTCTATCACTTATATACTTTGGCTTATTGGCTGCAATCGCATTAATTGCTGCGATTAAATTCGACATTGGTCCTATAAAATTTCATTTAGCAGAAATTGGAATTTTTAATTTTCCATATATCTGGCATTTTAATACTTATATGGCAGCTATTTTAAAGTTTTTTCTTCTCTTAGTTATTGTTTCTATGATGGCGAATGAGTACAGCTATAAAACTTTAAAACAAAATTTAATTGACGGATTAAGCAAAAAAGAGTTTATACTTTCTAAGTTTTATACTGTAATCGTTTTTGCATTAATTTCTACACTTTTTGTTTTTGTAGTTTCTTTAATCTTAGGTTTTTTCTATTCAGATTATACTGAGTTTGCAATTATAACTTCTGGTTTAGAGTATTTAGTTGCTTTTTTTATTAAGCTAGTTGGTTTCTTTTCTATGGGACTATTCTTTGGTATTTTAGTAAAAAGATCCGCATTTGCTGTTGGAGCAATGGTTGTGTGGTTTATTGCAGAAAGTATTTTTAAAGGCTATCTATTCTGGACATTCAAAAACGCAGAAAACACTAGCGAAAAAGTAGATGGTGTAATGCAGTTTCTTCCATTTGAAGCAATGTCTAACCTAATTAAGGAACCATTTTCTAGATTAGGAGCAGTAAGATCTGTTGCGAGCCAAATTGGAGAGACTTTTACAAAAAGCTATTCTGTAGATTTCTCTACCATTGTAATTGTTTCTGTTTGGACTTTTATATTTATTTATTTGTCTTTTGTACTGTTAAAAAAGAGAGATTTGTAG
- a CDS encoding T9SS type B sorting domain-containing protein, which translates to MKKFFPLFLIFIALNTFSQKEANFWYFGFNAGLDFTDCDPKAIDNGKLNTFEGCSTISNSSGELLFYSDGITVWDKNHDIMPGGTGLRGNPSSAQSALFVPHPTDKDLYYLFVVGGQGDAGFFYYTIDITQNGGLGSVITGPVDLSDGNSSDWTERVTAIQSSKSNEIWVISASKRNLYSYLVNNSGVERTPIITNIDNTDIGTRGSLKVSPDGTKLVITSQGTDCLLFNFNADNGRITNKSILNAGDVSYGAEFSQTGNRLYISTGSHNQTAGAFPQDAFIYQFDLTKRSITDINNSRNIINNWLGYRGALQLGPDARIYYATSGETSLGVINKPEELGSDVIYEQEGISLGSKVSSEGLPPFIQSFFKVALTDVDTGRKIIGEFLVCIGDTKNLGISSILDFDDTADTAEPITYEWYRDGAPLSVGNTSQIVVGNPGRDTDGIYSLKAIYFNKCGRERSLEAVAQVRFEPKPTVNSIDIYDQCDYDSNSIDGFTTFNLESKEPQLTGGATDVIVEFFEDDDTPIIDKVGYINRDVANITNHVIKVKITNTNTGCFQFGSMELKVTPTSGSFNSFDSIYEQEINISSTPEINSEGSNDAIFNFEAKIDDIILASGGAFNRTDNQFSFYQTREDAEKETDVIKPPYDTYHFTNETDIYVRISKNNTCEGIGLFKLFVLEIPEPMGNTSIVPLCINFPENVPVLETKPLNGSSNDPSDTYKWYLNNSLISGETDRILNASKEGTYKVEASRFYGNDSGTEDDITIIGYNTFTVEESSTAIIESLDLVDDQDLLEENTLTIKVNGKGNYEYALNSNAITAFRKGEENLSYTFTNVEPGLNTVYIRDIKDCGIVSTKEISFVYFQRHFSPNEDGEFDTWKVQGIDNTFYTVVDMQIFDRYGKLLKVINLKTESGWNGTINGKMMPSNDYWYNATLIDKNGKVRKKTGNFALIRK; encoded by the coding sequence ATGAAGAAATTTTTTCCACTATTTTTAATATTTATTGCATTAAACACATTTTCACAAAAAGAAGCTAACTTTTGGTATTTTGGTTTTAATGCTGGTCTAGATTTTACGGATTGCGATCCTAAAGCTATTGATAATGGTAAATTAAATACATTTGAAGGGTGTTCGACTATTTCAAATTCAAGTGGAGAATTACTTTTTTACTCAGATGGAATAACTGTTTGGGATAAAAATCACGACATCATGCCAGGTGGAACTGGACTTAGAGGAAATCCTTCAAGTGCGCAATCTGCATTATTTGTTCCTCATCCAACTGATAAAGATTTATATTACCTTTTTGTAGTTGGTGGTCAAGGAGATGCTGGTTTTTTTTATTACACAATCGATATAACTCAAAATGGAGGTTTGGGTAGTGTTATTACAGGGCCAGTAGATTTAAGTGATGGAAATAGTAGTGATTGGACAGAAAGAGTTACTGCTATTCAATCTTCAAAAAGTAATGAAATTTGGGTGATTTCTGCAAGTAAAAGAAATTTATATTCATATTTAGTTAACAATAGTGGTGTTGAAAGAACACCAATAATTACCAATATCGATAATACAGATATTGGAACTAGAGGTAGTTTAAAAGTCTCTCCTGACGGAACTAAATTAGTTATTACAAGCCAAGGTACAGATTGCTTATTGTTTAATTTTAATGCAGATAATGGTAGAATTACAAATAAAAGCATATTAAATGCTGGTGACGTAAGTTATGGAGCGGAATTTTCTCAGACAGGAAATAGGCTATATATTTCTACAGGTAGCCATAACCAAACTGCTGGTGCATTCCCACAAGATGCTTTTATTTATCAATTTGATTTAACTAAAAGATCCATTACAGATATAAACAATTCTAGAAATATTATAAATAATTGGTTGGGTTATAGAGGTGCCTTACAACTTGGCCCAGATGCAAGAATTTATTACGCAACAAGTGGAGAAACAAGTCTAGGTGTTATTAATAAACCAGAAGAATTAGGAAGCGATGTTATTTATGAGCAAGAAGGAATCTCTTTAGGGTCAAAAGTTTCTTCTGAAGGTTTACCTCCTTTTATTCAGTCTTTCTTTAAAGTTGCTTTAACTGATGTAGATACAGGTAGAAAAATTATTGGTGAATTTTTAGTTTGTATAGGAGATACAAAAAATTTAGGTATTAGTAGTATTTTAGATTTTGATGACACTGCAGATACAGCAGAACCAATAACTTACGAATGGTATAGAGATGGAGCTCCTTTATCAGTTGGTAACACTAGTCAGATTGTTGTTGGTAATCCAGGAAGGGATACAGATGGAATTTATTCTTTAAAAGCAATATACTTTAATAAATGTGGTAGAGAAAGATCGTTAGAAGCTGTTGCACAAGTAAGATTTGAACCAAAGCCTACAGTAAATTCTATAGATATCTATGATCAATGTGATTATGATTCTAATTCTATTGATGGTTTTACAACATTTAATTTAGAATCTAAAGAACCCCAACTAACTGGAGGAGCAACTGATGTAATTGTCGAGTTTTTTGAAGATGATGATACTCCAATTATCGATAAAGTAGGTTATATAAATAGAGATGTAGCGAATATAACAAATCACGTTATTAAAGTTAAAATTACAAATACAAATACTGGATGTTTTCAATTTGGTAGTATGGAATTAAAAGTAACACCAACATCTGGTAGTTTCAATTCTTTTGATTCCATTTACGAACAAGAAATAAATATATCTTCTACTCCAGAAATAAACAGTGAAGGTTCTAACGATGCTATTTTTAATTTTGAAGCTAAAATAGATGATATTATTTTAGCTTCTGGAGGTGCTTTTAACAGAACAGACAATCAATTTTCTTTTTACCAGACAAGAGAAGATGCAGAAAAAGAAACGGATGTAATTAAACCTCCATACGATACGTATCATTTTACAAATGAAACAGATATATATGTAAGAATTTCTAAAAATAATACCTGTGAAGGAATTGGTCTTTTTAAGTTATTTGTATTAGAAATTCCAGAACCAATGGGCAACACAAGTATAGTTCCATTATGCATAAATTTCCCAGAAAATGTTCCTGTTTTAGAGACAAAACCTCTAAATGGAAGTTCCAATGATCCTTCTGACACTTATAAATGGTACTTAAATAATAGTTTAATTAGTGGCGAAACAGATCGAATATTAAATGCTAGTAAAGAAGGAACTTATAAGGTAGAAGCAAGTAGATTCTATGGAAATGATTCAGGTACAGAAGACGATATAACTATAATAGGTTACAATACATTTACAGTGGAAGAATCTAGCACTGCAATCATAGAATCTTTGGATTTAGTAGACGACCAAGATCTTTTAGAAGAAAACACATTAACTATAAAAGTTAACGGAAAAGGAAATTACGAATATGCTTTAAATAGTAATGCCATTACTGCCTTTAGAAAAGGAGAAGAAAACCTATCTTATACATTTACAAATGTAGAACCAGGTTTAAATACTGTTTATATAAGAGATATTAAAGATTGTGGAATAGTATCTACTAAAGAAATATCTTTTGTATATTTTCAAAGACATTTTTCTCCAAATGAAGATGGAGAGTTTGATACATGGAAAGTACAAGGAATAGATAATACTTTCTACACAGTAGTTGATATGCAAATTTTCGATAGATATGGTAAGCTATTAAAGGTAATAAATTTAAAAACAGAAAGTGGTTGGAATGGTACTATAAATGGAAAAATGATGCCTTCGAATGATTATTGGTACAATGCTACATTAATTGATAAAAATGGAAAAGTCCGTAAAAAAACTGGAAATTTTGCTCTAATTAGAAAGTGA
- a CDS encoding T9SS type B sorting domain-containing protein gives MKNYLILFILFFTLNIFSQNETNHWLFGNNAHVVFSNEDDNLTVLNDSKTSSSKGSASISDKNGDLLFYTNGINVWNKKHQRMLGSSGISLIANDIEAQNSIIIPKPNSNNIYYIFTIKTVDPENDINSANAGLYYSIVDISKNNNLGLLIETNILIKKNVVGKISAVHHKNGKDIWVLTNGKKTETEDYYDVFYSFLIDSSGVIKDPVVSENGDIFIFDSLGELKLSPNGEKVVYAANDSGAFVFDFNSNNGIVSNPKRLSLATSPGDNSFPYGATFSIDSNIIYLEALDNSDNSRLYQFDLENSGSSNFINFSFIINLNKNRGALQLARNGKIYYATNSGEGFFEGLEFLNVINNPLGKDRNEINFQQNSVNLLEGKSRFGLPNFIQSYFRTRILNEKGCENSAVNFIVDTYTDIQDADWDFGDGNTSTLINPNHTYNSPGKYIVKTTVRINNSLIKLKKEIEIFAQPEVQSGKSLKQCDTDNDGISLFDLTDIKTEITDIDNKLIFYKDNADLISDKPIINPEGYENESNPQNIIVKVINKNGCSNITNFTIETLFVQLNNIDPIFTCEDSDGISGNNMGVFSLAEKRKSIKTNLNLSNDTTLKFYSNPKDAQLTKDELPDDYQSITTTIWVRADNASGCGGIQSFNATVNSQPIINLIDSYTICFNPSLKPPIILSADVSSEKNEWRNSLGTIISTAKDFTLTNTGIYSLTSYNTENGIECSYTKEFEVINPESAVFSDVLVNTEDETNNTLEIFIDGNSTYEFSLDNNIFFGNSNNYTFTKVTPGLRTVYVRDINNCETPIQQKVSVLGTKKFFTPNGDGKNDYWNIRGLDPNFFKSINIVIFNRYGRIVASINDFNSPGWDGTFNGKMLISNNYWFTVEIIDMDDNVIKKTGNFALIRK, from the coding sequence ATGAAAAATTATTTAATTCTATTTATATTATTTTTTACACTAAATATATTTTCTCAAAATGAAACAAATCATTGGTTATTTGGGAACAATGCTCATGTAGTATTTTCTAATGAGGATGATAATTTAACAGTTTTAAATGATAGTAAAACATCAAGTTCTAAAGGATCTGCTTCAATCTCCGATAAAAACGGAGATTTACTTTTTTATACAAATGGAATTAATGTTTGGAATAAAAAGCATCAAAGAATGCTTGGTTCTTCAGGAATATCATTAATTGCAAATGATATTGAAGCTCAAAATTCAATTATAATTCCAAAGCCTAATTCTAACAATATATACTACATTTTTACAATAAAAACTGTAGATCCTGAAAACGATATAAATTCTGCAAACGCTGGTTTATATTATTCTATTGTAGATATTTCAAAAAATAATAATCTAGGTTTACTTATAGAAACAAATATTTTAATTAAAAAAAATGTAGTTGGAAAAATAAGTGCTGTTCATCATAAAAATGGAAAAGATATTTGGGTTTTAACAAATGGAAAAAAAACTGAAACCGAAGACTATTATGATGTTTTTTATTCTTTCTTAATAGATTCTTCTGGTGTAATTAAAGATCCTGTAGTTTCAGAAAATGGAGACATATTTATATTCGATTCACTTGGTGAATTAAAACTCTCTCCTAATGGAGAAAAAGTTGTCTATGCTGCAAACGATTCAGGAGCTTTTGTTTTCGATTTTAACTCTAACAATGGAATTGTTTCTAATCCAAAAAGATTGTCGCTTGCAACATCTCCTGGAGACAACTCTTTTCCATATGGTGCAACATTTTCTATAGATTCCAACATTATATATTTAGAGGCATTAGATAATAGTGATAATTCTAGATTATATCAATTTGATTTAGAAAATTCAGGTTCATCAAATTTTATTAACTTTTCATTCATAATAAATCTTAATAAAAATAGAGGTGCATTACAATTAGCTAGAAATGGAAAAATTTACTATGCCACAAATTCTGGAGAAGGTTTTTTTGAAGGTCTAGAATTCTTAAATGTAATTAACAATCCATTAGGTAAAGATAGGAATGAAATTAATTTCCAACAAAATTCTGTAAATCTTTTGGAAGGTAAAAGCAGATTTGGACTACCAAATTTTATCCAATCTTATTTTCGAACAAGAATATTAAACGAAAAAGGTTGCGAAAATAGTGCTGTTAACTTTATTGTAGATACATATACAGATATACAAGATGCAGATTGGGATTTTGGAGATGGAAATACATCAACACTAATTAATCCAAACCACACTTATAACTCTCCAGGTAAATACATAGTTAAAACAACTGTAAGAATTAACAATTCACTGATAAAATTAAAAAAAGAAATCGAAATTTTTGCTCAACCAGAAGTTCAATCTGGTAAAAGCTTAAAACAATGTGATACAGATAATGATGGTATAAGTTTGTTTGATTTAACAGATATAAAAACTGAAATAACCGATATAGATAATAAACTTATTTTTTATAAAGATAACGCCGATTTAATTAGCGACAAACCAATAATTAATCCAGAAGGTTACGAAAATGAAAGTAATCCACAGAATATTATTGTAAAAGTAATTAATAAAAATGGATGTTCTAATATAACTAACTTTACCATAGAAACTTTATTTGTTCAATTAAATAATATTGATCCTATTTTCACTTGTGAAGATTCTGATGGTATTTCAGGTAATAATATGGGAGTATTTTCTTTAGCAGAAAAAAGAAAATCGATAAAGACAAATTTAAATTTATCAAATGATACAACTCTAAAATTTTATTCAAACCCTAAAGATGCTCAATTAACCAAAGATGAACTACCAGATGATTATCAAAGTATAACAACAACTATTTGGGTTAGAGCAGACAATGCTTCAGGTTGTGGAGGAATTCAATCTTTTAATGCTACTGTTAATTCACAACCAATTATAAACTTAATAGACTCTTACACTATTTGTTTTAACCCAAGTTTAAAACCTCCAATTATATTATCTGCAGATGTTAGTTCGGAAAAAAACGAATGGAGAAATAGTTTAGGAACTATAATAAGTACAGCAAAAGACTTTACCCTTACTAATACAGGAATTTATTCTTTAACCTCTTACAATACAGAAAATGGTATAGAATGTTCCTATACAAAAGAATTTGAAGTTATAAATCCGGAAAGTGCTGTTTTTTCTGATGTATTAGTAAATACAGAAGATGAAACAAATAATACTTTAGAAATATTTATAGATGGGAATAGTACTTATGAATTTTCTTTAGATAATAATATATTTTTTGGAAATTCGAATAACTATACCTTTACAAAAGTAACCCCAGGTTTAAGAACCGTTTATGTAAGAGATATTAATAATTGTGAAACACCTATCCAACAAAAAGTATCTGTTTTAGGAACTAAAAAATTTTTCACTCCAAATGGAGATGGAAAAAATGATTATTGGAATATTAGAGGCCTAGATCCCAATTTTTTTAAATCTATAAATATTGTAATTTTTAATAGATATGGAAGAATTGTAGCATCCATAAACGATTTTAACTCTCCAGGTTGGGATGGAACTTTTAACGGAAAAATGTTAATCTCTAATAATTATTGGTTTACTGTTGAAATTATTGATATGGATGATAATGTTATTAAAAAAACAGGAAATTTCGCTCTAATTAGAAAATAA